In the Ipomoea triloba cultivar NCNSP0323 chromosome 6, ASM357664v1 genome, one interval contains:
- the LOC116022931 gene encoding probable galacturonosyltransferase 10 translates to MPMRRRSFDLRNRPAKRRYSKLGWLLLFAFLTFLFFTLFRHKNPSPSTPSLLQGYNRQSKILEGLNVTEEMLSPYSVTRQINDQISLAKALVIIARESNNLQLAWEISAKIRKSQVLLSTSATRKTPLTMKESEAVIRDMALLICQAQQLHYDSATMIMRLKANIQSLDEQVRSFNEKSSKYGQIAAEEVPKGLYCLGIRLTVDWFRDPQLQREQTRNGLVAGKLENTNLYHFCVFSDNILATSVVVNSTASNAENPSLIVFHIVTDEINYAPMKAWFSMNSFHGVTVEVQKFEDFTWLNASYVPVLKQLQDSDTQNYYFSGSHGDDKTPIKFRNPKYLSMLNHLRFYIPEVFPKLEKVVFLDDDVVVQKDLSPLFSIDLNGNVNGAVETCMETFHRYHKYLNYSHPLIRAHFDPDACGWAFGMNIFDLVQWKKRNVTGIYHYWQEKNIDRTLWKLGTLPPGLLTFYGLTHALDPSWHILGLGYTNVDSQLLEKGAVLHFNGNSKPWLKIGMEKYKPLWNKYVDYSHPILQQCNVH, encoded by the exons ATGCCAATGAGGCGAAGGTCGTTTGATCTTCGAAACAGACCCGCAAAGAGAAGATACTCCAAGCTGGGATGGTTGTTACTCTTCGCTTTCTTGACCTTTCTCTTCTTCACTCTCTTCCGTCACAAAAACCCTTCTCCGTCCACGCCTTCTTTACTTCAG GGATATAATAGACaaagtaaaattttagaagGTCTTAATGTCACTGAAGAAATGTTGAGCCCTTACTCAGTCACAAGGCAAATTAATGATCAAATATCTCTTGCTAAAGCCTTGGTTATAATTGCGAGAGAAAGCAACAACCTTCAGCTTGCATGGGAGATAAGTGCCAAGATCCGCAAATCGCAAGTCCTCCTATCAACTTCAGCTACGAGGAAAACTCCTTTGACGATGAAAGAGTCGGAAGCAGTAATTCGTGATATGGCACTTTTGATTTGTCAAGCCCAGCAACTTCACTATGATAGTGCAACGATGATTATGAGGTTGAAAGCCAATATCCAGTCTCTTGACGAGCAAGTACGCTCTTTTAATGAGAAGAGCTCTAAGTATGGGCAAATAGCTGCTGAGGAAGTTCCAAAGGGCCTATACTGTCTGGGCATCAGGTTAACGGTTGACTGGTTCAGGGACCCACAGTTGCAGCGTGAACAGACAAGGAACGGTCTCGTTGCCGGGAAACTTGAGAATACTAATCTTTatcatttttgtgttttttctgACAACATCCTAGCGACTTCGGTTGTGGTCAATTCAACAGCTTCAAATGCGGAGAATCCGAGTTTGATTGTCTTCCACATTGTGactgatgaaataaattatgcccCCATGAAAGCTTGGTTTTCTATGAACTCATTCCATGGTGTTACGGTAGAAGTTCAGAAATTCGAAGACTTCACTTGGCTCAATGCTTCGTACGTCCCTGTTCTCAAACAATTGCAAGATTCAGACACCCAAAATTATTACTTCTCTGGAAGTCACGGTGATGACAAAACCCCTATCAAATTCCGTAATCCCAAGTATCTTTCAATGCTCAACCACCTTAGGTTCTACATTCCCGAGGTTTTCCCGAAGCTTGAGAAGGTAGTATTTCTAGATGATGACGTTGTGGTTCAAAAGGATCTATCTCCCTTGTTCTCCATTGATTTGAACGGAAATGTAAATGGAGCCGTCGAGACTTGCATGGAGACATTCCACAGATACCACAAATACTTGAATTACTCCCACCCGCTTATACGTGCGCATTTTGATCCAGATGCTTGTGGCTGGGCGTTTGGGATGAATATCTTTGATTTGGTTCAATGGAAGAAAAGGAACGTGACTGGAATATACCACTACTGGCAAGAGAAAAACATTGACCGAACACTGTGGAAGCTCGGAACCTTGCCACCCGGACTTTTAACGTTCTATGGCTTGACTCATGCTCTGGATCCCAGTTGGCATATTTTGGGACTGGGATATACAAATGTCGATTCGCAGTTGCTTGAGAAAGGTGCGGTGCTACATTTCAATGGAAATTCTAAGCCATGGCTGAAGATCGGGATGGAGAAATACAAACCGCTGTGGAACAAGTACGTAGATTATTCCCATCCAATATTGCAGCAATGCAATGTGCACTGA
- the LOC116021739 gene encoding myosin-2-like isoform X1, which translates to MVCVTPSMKVRSSLEEMLDALRHRPGNEDPNHSLPELPTRPRAKARTRLPSVKRLLPKKFNDPDVEVESLLNSDSAKEEVKSFRGNSFGATKEMEPSESPYLISAQGKDSTRTSEQRDDEAKLAGSSQSLHPRFHESEWNDHIGYLIKKKLRIWCRLHNGQWESGQIQSTSGEKSAVLLSDESVVAVPTADLLPANPDILEGVDDLIQLSYLNEPSVLNNLQSRYSREAIYTKAGPVLIAVNPFKDVQVYGNEFVTAYRKKLMDSPHVYAIADTAYNEMMEGGKNQSIIISGESGSGKTETAKIAMEYLAALGGGSNGIEYEVLHTSCILEAFGNAKTSRNDNSSRFGKLTEIHFSATGKICGAKLQTFLLEKSRVVQLARGERSYHIFYQLCAGAPSGLRDKLKLKDASEFNYLNQSDCLVISGVDDANEFPMLMEALNSVKICERDQMHAFELIAAVLWLGNISFEVIDSENHVEPVANEAVTNAASLIGCSPHDLMLALSTRRIQAGKDEVSKKLTIQQAIDTRDALAKFVYASLFDWVVDKINTSLAMGKQHTGRSINILDIYGFESFKNNGFEQFCINYANERLQQHFNRHLFKLEQEEYELDGIDWRKVEFEDNQACLDLIEQKPIGLIALLDEESNFPKATDLTFTNKLKEHLKTNQCLKGERGGAFSIRHYAGEVLYSASGFLEKNRDLLHSDIVRLLSSCSSQLLQLFISSVLNQSQKSSPTTKLAVSDVRKQSVAKNFKCQLFQLMEQLENTTPHFIRCIKSNTKKIPGVFEKDLVLQQLQCCGILEVVRISRAGYPTRITHQDFTGRYGFLLSENNVSRDPLSASVAILQKFNIHPEMYQVGYTKLYLRAGQLAALENMRKQVLQGTLEVQKCFRAHRVRRCFHELKGSVMALQSFVRGEIGRKRYDALIKSKEEVERKKLDEELMAAVHIQSAMRAFLSRRHFISLQNLKKSILKEQNASRKISGVKDTPSEVPPSILEELEKRVLKAETTIGEKEKENAASVLEELEKRVIKAETTIGEKEKENAALKQQVKEFEMRLSEYEAKMNSMEIWQKQMATLQAKLALAKCLSVGSTLGPSSTHSFNSTTTSTPMGTSSPAGSASMKSSNYDSDAESIRDCGLIAVSHIVNEFELKKQKFEDDAANIVQLKARQPHSSSPEAELKRLKAQFTAWKQDYKVRLRDARANLHKLDHSKDRRQKTWWGKDQLVTALSNPSRILGMKWYR; encoded by the exons ATGGTGTGCGTTACGCCTTCCATGAAGGTTCGGAGCTCGCTGGAAGAAATGCTGGACGCTCTCCGGCATAGGCCGGGGAATGAGGATCCAAACCACTCGCTTCCGGAGCTGCCGACGAGGCCGCGGGCTAAGGCCAGAACTAGGCTACCATCTGTCAAAAGACTGTtgccaaaaaaatttaatgatcCTGATGTTGAAGTGGAGAGCTTATTGAACAGTGATTCGGCGAAAGAAGAGGTTAAATCGTTCAGAGGGAATAGTTTTGGGGCTACAAAGGAAATGGAGCCCAGCGAATCGCCTTATCTCATATCAGCCCAAGGGAAGGACTCTACACGGACATCGGAGCAGCGAGATGATGAAGCGAAGCTTGCCGGTTCATCTCAGAGCTTGCACCCGAGGTTTCACGAGTCTGAATGGAACGATCACATTGGTTATCTCATTAAGAAG AAACTTCGTATTTGGTGTCGCCTACATAATGGGCAGTGGGAATCAGGACAGATACAATCAACTTCAGGAGAGAAATCTGCAGTTTTGCTTTCAGATGAAAGT GTTGTGGCAGTGCCCACAGCAGACCTCTTACCTGCAAATCCAGATATTCTTGAGGGAGTTGATGATCTCATACAACTTAGTTATCTGAATGAGCCATCAGTTCTTAACAACTTGCAAAGCAGATATTCTCGCGAAGCAATATAT ACTAAGGCTGGTCCAGTTTTAATAGCAGTCAATCCCTTCAAAGATGTCCAAGTGTATGGGAATGAATTTGTCACAGCATACAGGAAGAAGCTGATGGATAGTCCTCATGTCTATGCTATTGCTGACACAGCCTACAATGAAATGATGGAAG GAGGAAAAAACCAGTCCATCATCATCAG TGGAGAAAGTGGATCTGGAAAGACAGAAACAGCAAAAATTGCCATGGAATACTTGGCTGCTCTTGGTGGAGGAAGCAATGGGATAGAGTATGAAGTACTGCATACAAGCTGTATATTAGAGGCCTTCGGAAATGCAAAAACATCTAGAAATGACAACTCCAGTCGCTTT GGTAAATTGACTGAGATTCATTTTAGTGCAACAGGAAAAATATGTGGTGCTAAATTACAAACTT TTCTTCTTGAAAAG TCAAGAGTGGTTCAGCTGGCCCGGGGAGAGAGGTCATACCATATCTTTTACCAGCTTTGTGCTGGTGCTCCGTCTGGTCTCAGAG ATAAATTGAAGTTAAAAGATGCATCTGAGTTCAACTATCTCAATCAAAGTGACTGCTTGGTTATAAGTGGTGTTGATGATGCTAATGAGTTTCCTATGCTCATG GAAGCCCTAAACAGTGTCAAGATTTGTGAAAGAGATCAAATGCATGCTTTTGAGTTGATTGCCGCAGTGTTATGGCTGGGAAACATTTCATTTGAAGTGATTGACAGTGAAAACCATGTTGAGCCTGTGGCTAATGAAG CTGTTACCAATGCAGCTAGCTTGATAGGGTGCAGTCCCCATGACCTCATGCTAGCTTTATCAACACGTAGAATACAAGCAGGCAAGGATGAGGTTTCCAAAAAATTAACAATCCAGCAG GCAATTGATACAAGAGATGCATTGGCGAAATTTGTATATGCAAGCTTGTTTGACTGGGTTGTAGATAAGATAAATACATCGCTTGCAATGGGAAAGCAACATACTGGTAGATCCATAAATATTCTAGACATTTATGGTTTTGAATCATTTAAG AATAATGGTTTTGAACAGTTTTGCATAAACTATGCAAATGAGAGGCTTCAACAGCATTTTAATCGTCATCTATTCAAACTTGAGCAAGAG GAATATGAGTTGGATGGAATTGACTGGAGAAAAGTTGAATTTGAAGACAACCAAGCCTGTTTAGATCTCATTGAGCAG AAACCGATTGGGCTTATAGCTTTGCTGGATGAAGAGTCAAATTTCCCTAAAGCTACTGATTTAACCTTTACCAATAAACTTAAGGAGCACTTGAAAACAAATCAGTGCTTAAAAGGAGAACGGGGAGGAGCATTCAGTATTCGGCATTATGCTGGCGAG GTTCTCTATAGTGCCAGCGGTTTCTTGGAAAAGAACAGAGATCTTCTGCATTCTGATATCGTTCGGCTACTCTCATCATGCAGTTCCCAACTACTTCAGTTGTTTATCAGTTCTGTGCTTAATCAATCTCAGAAATCAAGTCCAACAACAAAGCTTGCTGTGTCAGATGTTCGGAAACAAAGTGTTGCTAAAAATTTTAAG TGTCAGTTGTTCCAATTAATGGAGCAGTTGGAAAACACTACACCACACTTCATTCGTTGCATAAAGTCAAATACTAAGAAGATTCCTGGGGTGTTTGAGAAAGATCTTGTCCTACAGCAACTTCAATGCTGTGGGATTCTAGAAGTTGTGAGGATCTCAAGAGCTGGCTATCCTACTAGGATTACACATCAAGATTTCACAGGAAG ATATGGCTTCCTCCTTTCGGAAAATAATGTGTCCAGAGATCCTTTAAGTGCATCAGTTGCCATTCTGCAGAAATTCAATATCCATCCTGAAATGTACCAAGTTGGGTACACCAAATTATATCTCCGAGCAGGACAA CTTGCTGCATTGGAGAACATGAGAAAACAAGTTCTCCAAGGTACTCTTGAGGTGCAAAAATGCTTTCGTGCACATCGTGTTCGTCGTTGCTTCCATGAACTCAAAGGAAGTGTAATGGCACTTCAATCTT TTGTTCGTGGTGAAATTGGTCGAAAGCGGTATGATGCTTTGATAAAGTCAAAGGAGGAAGTGGAACGCAAAAAACTTGATGAAGAGTTGATGGCCGCTGTACACATACAATCAG CAATGCGTGCATTCTTGTCTCGAAGACATTTTATTAGCCTGCAGAATTTGAAAAAGTCAATTCTCAAGGAGCAAAATGCAAGCAGAAAGATTTCAGGAGTGAAG GATACACCTTCAGAAGTTCCACCTTCTATTCTGGAAGAACTTGAAAAACGGGTTTTAAAGGCTGAGACAACCATTGgggagaaggaaaaagaaaatgcagCTTCTGTTCTGGAAGAACTTGAAAAACGGGTTATAAAGGCTGAGACAACCATTGgggagaaggaaaaagaaaatgcagCTTTGAAACAACAAGTGAAAGAATTTGAGATGCGATTATCAGAATATGAGGCCAAGATGAACTCTATGGAGATATGGCAAAAGCAAATGGCAACTTTGCAG GCAAAGCTTGCTCTAGCTAAGTGTCTTAGTGTTGGTAGCACTCTTGGTCCCTCATCTACTCACTCTTTTAACTCTACAACTACAAGCACACCTATGGGAACTTCCAGTCCTGCAGGAAGCGCTTCAATGAAATCGAGTAACTATGATTCCGATGCTGAATCTATACGAGACTGTGGTCTTATTGCAGTTAGTCACATTGTAAATGAGTTTGAactaaagaaacaaaaatttgAAGATGATGCTGCAAATATTGTTCAGCTGAAGGCAAGGCAGCCACACTCTTCTTCTCCCGAAGCAGAGCTCAAAAGACTGAAAGCCCAGTTTACTGCATGGAAGCAAGATTACAAAGTTCGATTAAGGGACGCAAGGGCAAATCTGCACAAGCTTGATCATTCAAAAGATAGGCGTCAAAAAACATGGTGGGGAAAGGATCAATTAGTAACAGCTTTAAGTAACCCTTCTCGCATTTTAGGAATGAAATGGTATAGATGA
- the LOC116021739 gene encoding myosin-2-like isoform X2 gives MKLRIWCRLHNGQWESGQIQSTSGEKSAVLLSDESVVAVPTADLLPANPDILEGVDDLIQLSYLNEPSVLNNLQSRYSREAIYTKAGPVLIAVNPFKDVQVYGNEFVTAYRKKLMDSPHVYAIADTAYNEMMEGGKNQSIIISGESGSGKTETAKIAMEYLAALGGGSNGIEYEVLHTSCILEAFGNAKTSRNDNSSRFGKLTEIHFSATGKICGAKLQTFLLEKSRVVQLARGERSYHIFYQLCAGAPSGLRDKLKLKDASEFNYLNQSDCLVISGVDDANEFPMLMEALNSVKICERDQMHAFELIAAVLWLGNISFEVIDSENHVEPVANEAVTNAASLIGCSPHDLMLALSTRRIQAGKDEVSKKLTIQQAIDTRDALAKFVYASLFDWVVDKINTSLAMGKQHTGRSINILDIYGFESFKNNGFEQFCINYANERLQQHFNRHLFKLEQEEYELDGIDWRKVEFEDNQACLDLIEQKPIGLIALLDEESNFPKATDLTFTNKLKEHLKTNQCLKGERGGAFSIRHYAGEVLYSASGFLEKNRDLLHSDIVRLLSSCSSQLLQLFISSVLNQSQKSSPTTKLAVSDVRKQSVAKNFKCQLFQLMEQLENTTPHFIRCIKSNTKKIPGVFEKDLVLQQLQCCGILEVVRISRAGYPTRITHQDFTGRYGFLLSENNVSRDPLSASVAILQKFNIHPEMYQVGYTKLYLRAGQLAALENMRKQVLQGTLEVQKCFRAHRVRRCFHELKGSVMALQSFVRGEIGRKRYDALIKSKEEVERKKLDEELMAAVHIQSAMRAFLSRRHFISLQNLKKSILKEQNASRKISGVKDTPSEVPPSILEELEKRVLKAETTIGEKEKENAASVLEELEKRVIKAETTIGEKEKENAALKQQVKEFEMRLSEYEAKMNSMEIWQKQMATLQAKLALAKCLSVGSTLGPSSTHSFNSTTTSTPMGTSSPAGSASMKSSNYDSDAESIRDCGLIAVSHIVNEFELKKQKFEDDAANIVQLKARQPHSSSPEAELKRLKAQFTAWKQDYKVRLRDARANLHKLDHSKDRRQKTWWGKDQLVTALSNPSRILGMKWYR, from the exons ATG AAACTTCGTATTTGGTGTCGCCTACATAATGGGCAGTGGGAATCAGGACAGATACAATCAACTTCAGGAGAGAAATCTGCAGTTTTGCTTTCAGATGAAAGT GTTGTGGCAGTGCCCACAGCAGACCTCTTACCTGCAAATCCAGATATTCTTGAGGGAGTTGATGATCTCATACAACTTAGTTATCTGAATGAGCCATCAGTTCTTAACAACTTGCAAAGCAGATATTCTCGCGAAGCAATATAT ACTAAGGCTGGTCCAGTTTTAATAGCAGTCAATCCCTTCAAAGATGTCCAAGTGTATGGGAATGAATTTGTCACAGCATACAGGAAGAAGCTGATGGATAGTCCTCATGTCTATGCTATTGCTGACACAGCCTACAATGAAATGATGGAAG GAGGAAAAAACCAGTCCATCATCATCAG TGGAGAAAGTGGATCTGGAAAGACAGAAACAGCAAAAATTGCCATGGAATACTTGGCTGCTCTTGGTGGAGGAAGCAATGGGATAGAGTATGAAGTACTGCATACAAGCTGTATATTAGAGGCCTTCGGAAATGCAAAAACATCTAGAAATGACAACTCCAGTCGCTTT GGTAAATTGACTGAGATTCATTTTAGTGCAACAGGAAAAATATGTGGTGCTAAATTACAAACTT TTCTTCTTGAAAAG TCAAGAGTGGTTCAGCTGGCCCGGGGAGAGAGGTCATACCATATCTTTTACCAGCTTTGTGCTGGTGCTCCGTCTGGTCTCAGAG ATAAATTGAAGTTAAAAGATGCATCTGAGTTCAACTATCTCAATCAAAGTGACTGCTTGGTTATAAGTGGTGTTGATGATGCTAATGAGTTTCCTATGCTCATG GAAGCCCTAAACAGTGTCAAGATTTGTGAAAGAGATCAAATGCATGCTTTTGAGTTGATTGCCGCAGTGTTATGGCTGGGAAACATTTCATTTGAAGTGATTGACAGTGAAAACCATGTTGAGCCTGTGGCTAATGAAG CTGTTACCAATGCAGCTAGCTTGATAGGGTGCAGTCCCCATGACCTCATGCTAGCTTTATCAACACGTAGAATACAAGCAGGCAAGGATGAGGTTTCCAAAAAATTAACAATCCAGCAG GCAATTGATACAAGAGATGCATTGGCGAAATTTGTATATGCAAGCTTGTTTGACTGGGTTGTAGATAAGATAAATACATCGCTTGCAATGGGAAAGCAACATACTGGTAGATCCATAAATATTCTAGACATTTATGGTTTTGAATCATTTAAG AATAATGGTTTTGAACAGTTTTGCATAAACTATGCAAATGAGAGGCTTCAACAGCATTTTAATCGTCATCTATTCAAACTTGAGCAAGAG GAATATGAGTTGGATGGAATTGACTGGAGAAAAGTTGAATTTGAAGACAACCAAGCCTGTTTAGATCTCATTGAGCAG AAACCGATTGGGCTTATAGCTTTGCTGGATGAAGAGTCAAATTTCCCTAAAGCTACTGATTTAACCTTTACCAATAAACTTAAGGAGCACTTGAAAACAAATCAGTGCTTAAAAGGAGAACGGGGAGGAGCATTCAGTATTCGGCATTATGCTGGCGAG GTTCTCTATAGTGCCAGCGGTTTCTTGGAAAAGAACAGAGATCTTCTGCATTCTGATATCGTTCGGCTACTCTCATCATGCAGTTCCCAACTACTTCAGTTGTTTATCAGTTCTGTGCTTAATCAATCTCAGAAATCAAGTCCAACAACAAAGCTTGCTGTGTCAGATGTTCGGAAACAAAGTGTTGCTAAAAATTTTAAG TGTCAGTTGTTCCAATTAATGGAGCAGTTGGAAAACACTACACCACACTTCATTCGTTGCATAAAGTCAAATACTAAGAAGATTCCTGGGGTGTTTGAGAAAGATCTTGTCCTACAGCAACTTCAATGCTGTGGGATTCTAGAAGTTGTGAGGATCTCAAGAGCTGGCTATCCTACTAGGATTACACATCAAGATTTCACAGGAAG ATATGGCTTCCTCCTTTCGGAAAATAATGTGTCCAGAGATCCTTTAAGTGCATCAGTTGCCATTCTGCAGAAATTCAATATCCATCCTGAAATGTACCAAGTTGGGTACACCAAATTATATCTCCGAGCAGGACAA CTTGCTGCATTGGAGAACATGAGAAAACAAGTTCTCCAAGGTACTCTTGAGGTGCAAAAATGCTTTCGTGCACATCGTGTTCGTCGTTGCTTCCATGAACTCAAAGGAAGTGTAATGGCACTTCAATCTT TTGTTCGTGGTGAAATTGGTCGAAAGCGGTATGATGCTTTGATAAAGTCAAAGGAGGAAGTGGAACGCAAAAAACTTGATGAAGAGTTGATGGCCGCTGTACACATACAATCAG CAATGCGTGCATTCTTGTCTCGAAGACATTTTATTAGCCTGCAGAATTTGAAAAAGTCAATTCTCAAGGAGCAAAATGCAAGCAGAAAGATTTCAGGAGTGAAG GATACACCTTCAGAAGTTCCACCTTCTATTCTGGAAGAACTTGAAAAACGGGTTTTAAAGGCTGAGACAACCATTGgggagaaggaaaaagaaaatgcagCTTCTGTTCTGGAAGAACTTGAAAAACGGGTTATAAAGGCTGAGACAACCATTGgggagaaggaaaaagaaaatgcagCTTTGAAACAACAAGTGAAAGAATTTGAGATGCGATTATCAGAATATGAGGCCAAGATGAACTCTATGGAGATATGGCAAAAGCAAATGGCAACTTTGCAG GCAAAGCTTGCTCTAGCTAAGTGTCTTAGTGTTGGTAGCACTCTTGGTCCCTCATCTACTCACTCTTTTAACTCTACAACTACAAGCACACCTATGGGAACTTCCAGTCCTGCAGGAAGCGCTTCAATGAAATCGAGTAACTATGATTCCGATGCTGAATCTATACGAGACTGTGGTCTTATTGCAGTTAGTCACATTGTAAATGAGTTTGAactaaagaaacaaaaatttgAAGATGATGCTGCAAATATTGTTCAGCTGAAGGCAAGGCAGCCACACTCTTCTTCTCCCGAAGCAGAGCTCAAAAGACTGAAAGCCCAGTTTACTGCATGGAAGCAAGATTACAAAGTTCGATTAAGGGACGCAAGGGCAAATCTGCACAAGCTTGATCATTCAAAAGATAGGCGTCAAAAAACATGGTGGGGAAAGGATCAATTAGTAACAGCTTTAAGTAACCCTTCTCGCATTTTAGGAATGAAATGGTATAGATGA